One Phaseolus vulgaris cultivar G19833 chromosome 2, P. vulgaris v2.0, whole genome shotgun sequence DNA window includes the following coding sequences:
- the LOC137812458 gene encoding histone H3.2, whose translation MARTKQTARKSTGGKAPRKQLATKAARKSAPATGGVKKPHRFRPGTVALREIRKYQKSTELLIRKLPFQRLVREIAQDFKTDLRFQSSAVSALQEAAEAYLVGLFEDTNLCAIHAKRVTIMPKDIQLARRIRGERA comes from the coding sequence ATGGCCCGTACAAAGCAAACGGCCCGCAAATCAACCGGAGGCAAGGCTCCCCGGAAGCAGCTGGCCACGAAGGCTGCTCGGAAGTCTGCTCCGGCAACCGGCGGAGTGAAGAAGCCCCACAGGTTCAGGCCTGGAACCGTGGCTCTGAGGGAAATCAGGAAGTACCAGAAGAGCACAGAGCTTCTGATCCGAAAGCTCCCCTTTCAACGGTTGGTTCGTGAAATCGCACAGGACTTCAAAACGGATCTGAGGTTCCAGAGCAGTGCCGTTTCGGCTCTTCAGGAAGCCGCTGAGGCTTACCTAGTTGGACTCTTTGAAGACACTAACCTCTGCGCCATTCATGCTAAGAGGGTCACCATTATGCCCAAGGACATTCAACTTGCCCGAAGAATCAGAGGCGAAAGGGCTTAG
- the LOC137812460 gene encoding histone H3.2 yields MARTKQTARKSTGGKAPRKQLATKAARKSAPATGGVKKPHRFRPGTVALREIRKYQKSTELLIRKLPFQRLVREIAQDFKTDLRFQSSAVSALQEAAEAYLVGLFEDTNLCAIHAKRVTIMPKDIQLARRIRGERA; encoded by the coding sequence ATGGCCCGTACTAAGCAAACAGCCCGTAAGTCTACCGGCGGCAAGGCTCCCCGGAAGCAACTGGCGACGAAGGCTGCTCGTAAGTCTGCTCCGGCCACCGGTGGAGTGAAGAAGCCCCACAGGTTCAGGCCTGGAACTGTGGCTCTGAGGGAAATCAGGAAGTACCAGAAGAGCACAGAGCTTCTGATCCGAAAACTCCCCTTTCAGCGTTTGGTTCGTGAAATCGCACAGGACTTTAAAACGGATCTGAGATTCCAGAGCAGTGCCGTTTCGGCTCTTCAGGAAGCCGCTGAGGCCTACTTGGTTGGACTCTTTGAAGATACTAACCTCTGTGCCATTCATGCTAAAAGGGTCACAATTATGCCCAAGGATATTCAACTCGCCAGAAGAATCAGAGGCGAAAGGGCTTAG
- the LOC137812461 gene encoding photosystem I reaction center subunit N, chloroplastic, whose translation MSAMNSTVLACNYARSGCSDLNAKLTSMPSVASPQLSALKLPLIKAHQAKVTESKSDQGRRSALVYLAATLFTAAAAASNSSANAGVIEEYLEKSKTNKELNDKKRLATTGANFARAYTVEFGSCKFPENFTGCQDLAKQKKVPFLSDDLDLECEGKDKYKCGSNVFWKW comes from the exons ATGTCTGCCATGAACTCTACTGTCTTGGCTTGTAACTATGCCAGATCAGGATGCTCCGACCTCAATGCCAAGCTCACTTCCATGCCTTCGGTTGCATCTCCACAACTCTCTGCTCTCAAGTTGCCTCTCATCAAGGCTCACCAAGCAAAAGTTACTGAATCTAAATCAGACCAAGGAAGGAGAAGTGCCCTTGTCTACTTAGCAGCTACCCTTTTCACTGCTGCAGCTGCTGCTTCCAACTCTTCAGCCAATGCAGGAGTCATTGAAGAATACCTTGAAAAGAGCAAGACCAACAAG GAACTTAATGACAAGAAAAGGTTAGCCACAACTGGAGCCAATTTTGCAAGAGCATACACTGTGGAATTTGGCAGTTGCAAGTTCCCTGAAAACTTCACTGGTTGCCAGGATCTAGCTAAGCAAAAG AAAGTGCCTTTTCTTTCTGATGATTTGGATCTAGAATGTGAAGGAAAGGACAAATACAAGTGTGGTTCTAATGTTTTCTGGAAATGGTGA
- the LOC137812452 gene encoding RING-H2 finger protein ATL78-like yields the protein MYASTSFTTQLLRDLLMDSSSRKLLLQEPLHQQDLTKSPDSISYNSTDSYFKAHDFNANVVMILAVLLCAVICSLGLNSIIKCVLRCSNIVINDPSIMSNSPSVSYSPSPRLANTGIKKKALKTFPTVSYSTELKLPGLDTECVICLSEFVNGDKVRILPKCNHGFHVRCIDKWLSSHSSCPKCRQCLIECKKIVGSQPLVPETIIRIQPLEPEGLERNYREVC from the coding sequence ATGTATGCTTCAACTTCCTTCACTACGCAATTGCTCCGTGACCTTCTCATGGACTCAAGCTCAAGAAAGCTACTCCTTCAAGAACCTCTTCATCAACAAGACTTGACCAAATCCCCAGATTCCATTAGTTACAACTCAACCGACTCGTATTTCAAAGCTCATGACTTCAACGCAAATGTTGTCATGATCCTCGCAGTCCTTCTGTGTGCTGTTATTTGCTCACTCGGCTTGAACTCCATCATAAAGTGTGTCCTGAGATGCTCAAACATAGTCATCAACGACCCTTCAATTATGAGCAACAGCCCTAGTGTGAGCTACAGCCCTTCACCACGATTGGCCAACACAGGAATCAAGAAGAAAGCCCTCAAGACTTTTCCTACTGTGAGCTACTCAACCGAGTTGAAACTCCCAGGTTTGGACACAGAGTGTGTGATATGCCTCTCAGAGTTTGTCAATGGTGATAAGGTACGCATTTTGCCAAAATGCAACCATGGTTTCCACGTTCGTTGCATTGACAAATGGCTGAGTTCACACTCATCATGCCCCAAGTGCAGACAGTGCCTCATTGAATGCAAGAAAATTGTTGGATCCCAACCACTAGTTCCAGAAACCATTATAAGGATCCAACCACTTGAACCTGAAGGTTTGGAGCGTAACTATAGGGAAGTATGCTAG
- the LOC137812453 gene encoding autophagy-related protein 13b: MASSHGNAHSDAAKMEQIITEFFAKSLHIILESRAPYVSSRNFYGDQVVLSPCSSSSSSSSVRPRDKWFNLALRECPAALENIDIWRQNNLECIVIDVILVQRPLDWDPVTASFSPRRVFPRSSSLKERCPFGWNTDQEELGVVGRSEKIVERWVVQYESRKTRDSSSGSRRSSSVSLHNLYKKSTLLLRSLYSTLRLLPAYKVFRELNSSGQIRDFTLAHRVSSFVEPFTRKEEAEMTKFGFTPVDTSSGRLCLSVMYCPLASGVSSEPSTPMSPQVIADYVGSPLADRWRRVSLPVAGLPTHVSPSSLPSSRQRSLSFEHYRASPPSYLPSPTYSESFSSLRPYPPASLPPHPTEMSLIQKKNTNFDDYYPSPSPSTDNSGPLPCKPLLRSGSAPVSIPAEVANSPRYSNLYNVRPSPPLRGSRDTAKIDRSTNAMQTGATTEKLFSLGRDESRKYSGLKISANSSPQISISRSSSRSYQDDFDDTDFTCPFDVDDDITDPGSRAESLDQGLLAETLEAGGFFPIRKSHDAAVGALVQMLKKAPPLRQDFSTSQHLSQGVTNLETWNNNIQGPSQILEASRAASIMSSGIIATRKTTADALEEFHGYKEMKNLLLMRGSKHQI, encoded by the exons ATGGCTTCCTCTCATGGTAATGCACACTCTGATGCTGCAAAGATGGAACAGATAATCACTGAGTTCTTTGCCAAGAGCCTTCATATAATACTCGAATCAAGGGCACCCTATGTGTCCTCTCGCAATTTCTACGGTGATCAAGTTGTTTTGTCTCCATGTTCATCGTCTTCGTCTTCGTCTAGTGTGCGGCCGAGGGATAAGTGGTTCAATTTGGCGCTCCGGGAGTGCCCGGCGGCGTTGGAAAACATTGACATCTGGCGCCAGAACAATCTTGAGTGCATAGTGATTGATGTGATCTTAGTGCAGAGGCCTCTGGATTGGGACCCTGTGACCGCGAGTTTTTCTCCAAGAAGGGTTTTCCCTAGGAGTTCTTCGCTGAAGGAAAGATGCCCTTTTGGCTGGAACACTGATCAGGAAGAATTGGGGGTTGTGGGAAGAAGTGAAAAGATTGTGGAGAGGTGGGTTGTGCAGTATGAGAGTAGGAAGACTAGGGATTCTAGTTCTGGCAGTAGGAGGTCAAGCAGTGTTTCTCTGCATAACTTGTATAAGAAATCAACTTTGCTTTTGAGGTCTTTGTATTCCACCCTTAGACTTTTACCTGCCTATAAAGTTTTCAGAGAGCTTAATTCTTCTGGACAAATTAGGGATTTTACCCTTGCTCACCGTGTGTCTTCTTTTGTTGAGCCCTTCACCCGTAAAGAAGAGGCTGAAATGACGAAATTCGGGTTCACCCCTGTGGATACTTCTTCTGGTAGGCTGTGTCTTAGTGTGATGTATTGCCCCTTAGCCTCAGGTGTGAGCTCAGAACCTTCGACTCCAATGTCCCCACAAGTTATAGCAGATTATGTTGGGAGTCCATTGGCTGATCGGTGGAGGAGGGTTTCTCTTCCCGTGGCAGGCTTGCCAACTCATGTCTCCCCATCATCGTTGCCATCTTCAAGGCAGCGCAGTTTGAGTTTCGAACATTATAGAGCCTCACCTCCATCTTATTTACCTTCCCCTACTTATTCGGAATCATTCTCATCTTTGCGGCCTTACCCCCCTGCAAGTTTGCCTCCTCATCCTACTGAGATGTCTTTGATTCAAAAGAAGAATACAAATTTTGATGATTATTATCCCTCTCCATCACCTTCAACCGATAATTCAGGACCACTACCATGCAAACCACTTTTACGATCTGGAAGTGCTCCTGTCAGCATACCTGCTGAAGTTGCTAATTCCCCTCGCTACTCCAATCTGTATAATGTGCGTCCTTCTCCTCCCTTAAGAGGTTCAAGGGACACTGCTAAGATTGATAGAAGTACAAATGCTATGCAAACTGGTGCAACAACTGAGAAG TTGTTTTCTCTTGGAAGAGATGAGTCTCGAAAATATTCTGGACTCAAGATATCAGCTAACAGCTCGCCACAAATTTCAATTTCCAGAAGCTCCAGTAGGTCTTATCAGGATGATTTTGATGATACTGATTTTACTTGTCCATTTGATGTGGATGATGATATTACGGATCCAGGAAGCAG AGCTGAATCTCTAGATCAAGGTCTTTTAGCTGAGACTCTTGAAGCTGGAGGATTCTTTCCCATTAGAAAGTCTCATGATGCTGCTGTTGGTGCGCTTGTGCAAATGCTGAAGAAAGCACCACCTCTCCGTCAAGATTTCTCCACTTCACAACACCTGTCACAAGGAGTTACAAATCTTGAAACCTGGAACAATAACATTCAAGGGCCCAGTCAGATCCTAGAGGCATCAAGAGCAGCGAGCATCATGTCTTCTGGGATCATAGCCACTAGAAAAACCACAGCTGATGCACTGGAAGAGTTCCACGGTTACAAAGAGATGAAAAACCTGTTGCTTATGCGAGGTAGTAAGCACCAGATATAG
- the LOC137812462 gene encoding albumin-2-like, whose product MGVCLDYANDKVLTGIERRIGDMFPVLDDTVFQDGIDSAFRSSRGKEVYLFEGNKYCCMDYASKQLVDPIRNITDGFPVLKGTIFEDGIDAAFASHKENQAYLFKGENYALMNFITGSPDATLVHGVKPIIDGWSSFRDILPLDNMLCEYSTEEYDYSSDESPENDELG is encoded by the coding sequence ATGGGTGTCTGCCTAGACTATGCTAATGACAAGGTACTCACAGGTATTGAAAGAAGGATTGGAGACATGTTTCCCGTATTAGACGACACTGTGTTTCAGGATGGCATAGACTCTGCATTCAGGTCATCCAGAGGAAAAGAAGTTTACCTATTTGAGGGAAATAAGTATTGTTGCATGGACTATGCTTCCAAGCAACTTGTTGATCCCATTCGTAATATCACTGATGGATTTCCTGTTTTGAAAGGTACCATATTTGAAGATGGAATTGATGCGGCATTTGCTTCTCACAAGGAGAATCAAGCTTATCTTTTCAAAGGAGAAAACTATGCACTAATGAATTTCATCACAGGTAGTCCAGATGCCACTCTTGTGCATGGTGTGAAGCCCATAATTGATGGTTGGTCATCGTTTAGAGACATTCTGCCTCTCGACAATATGTTATGTGAGTATTCTACTGAGGAATATGATTATAGTAGTGATGAATCACCTGAGAATGATGAGCTTGgataa